In the Podospora pseudocomata strain CBS 415.72m chromosome 5, whole genome shotgun sequence genome, one interval contains:
- a CDS encoding hypothetical protein (EggNog:ENOG50; COG:S) yields MKVSLGSVLLGALLASTPAEVVAHPGHPSTCVVTTKRKEFRTLSNVQKLNFLASVKCLMNRPPALSATYPASTSRWTDFLLVHQANTPFVHWVGQFLPWHRAFLQDFEDALRNECGLIGGIPYWNSALDFANLTASPVLSGPLSFGGNGVGPVIVPPGGQSSDGNCVIDGFFGNVSVRVAQGPPPGQVADRCLLRYIRQDFASYWMNPSHVATVLAQPDYATFAPLIEGDMIPPDVFPTMGIHTGGHATMGGDMSDMFTSNSDPIFYPFHANIDRLWAKWQAANPTARQYDISNPIAPRGVIQMWPNPPAGNVTLDYQLSPLKVGGSSTVTTVGQIMNTKGKGVPSAPGKPNGILCYEYVE; encoded by the exons ATGAAGGTCTCTCTCGGCTCTGTGCTCCTTGGAGCGCTGCTTGCCAGCACACCCGCTGAGGTCGTGGCCCATCCTGGCCATCCCAGTACGTGCGTGGTCACCACCAAGCGCAAGGAGTTCCGAACCTTGTCCAACGTCCAAAAGCTCAACTTCCTGGCCTCGGTCAAGTGCCTCATGAACCGGCCCCCCGCCCTTTCAGCCACATACCCAGCCTCGACATCACGATGGACCGATTTCCTCCTCGTTCACCAAGCAAATACCCCTTTTGTTCACTGGGTGGGCCAATTCCTCCCCTGGCATCGTGCGTTCCTTCAGGACTTTGAGGATGCCCTCCGCAATGAGTGCGGTCTTATCGGCGGTATCCCCTACTGGAACTCGGCCCTTGACTTCGCCAATCTCACCGCATCACCAGTGCTGTCTGGCCCTCTATCCTTTGGTGGGAACGGGGTTGGTCCCGTAATCGTCCCGCCAGGAGGCCAATCCAGCGATGGCAACTGCGTCATTGATGGCTTCTTCGGCAACGTCAGCGTCCGGGTTGCCCAGGGTCCTCCTCCGGGCCAGGTTGCAGACCGGTGCCTCCTGCGCTACATCCGCCAGGACTTTGCCTCCTACTGGATGAACCCCAGCCATGTTGCCACAGTTTTGGCTCAGCCTGACTACGCAACTTTTGCGCCTCTCATTGAGGGTGATATGATCCCTCCTGATGTTTTCCCTACCATGGGC ATTCACACTGGTGGCCACGCTACTATGGGTGGTGACATGTCTGACATGTTCACCTCTAACTCTGACCCCATCTTCTACCCTTTCCACGCCAACATTGACCGTCTCTGGGCCAAGTGGCAGGCTGCCAACCCCACTGCTCGTCAGTACGACATCTCGAATCCCATTGCTCCACGCGGTGTTATTCAGATGTGGCCCAACCCTCCTGCCGGCAATGTTACGCTTGACTATCAGCTCTCGCCACTCAAGGTGGGCGGCTCTTCGACTGTCACCACGGTTGGCCAGATCATGAAtaccaagggcaagggggtGCCGTCTGCGCCTGGGAAGCCTAATGGGATTTTGTGCTATGAGTATGTTGAATAA
- a CDS encoding hypothetical protein (COG:O; EggNog:ENOG503Q4QX; CAZy:CE4), translated as MLAETLTTGLLLITSASALPVMSPLEYVKRAVNPGVVISKCSQPNMLALAYDDGPYTYTSQLVDILDRGGAKATFFWCGTLYGCIYRQEAAVKKAFASGHQVASHSWSHNRMGSMNANQIRTEMTRVEDALVNMVGVKPAYMRPPYLDTGGQFLNTMKTMNYKVITNDIDSGDWNNVSPQQAQQRFQQAGARGNGHIPLMHEVYPGTVNTLTPWLINWANQNNLKLVTVAECVGDPEGSYQPGNWTAKVGPYNC; from the exons ATGCTCGCAGAAACCCTCACCACGGGGCTGCTGCTCATCACGAGCGCCAGCGCCCTCCCAGTGATGAGCCCACTGGAGTACGTCAAGCGAGCCGTCAACCCCGGCGTCGTCATCAGCAAATGCAGCCAGCCCAACATGCTGGCACTTGCCTACGACGACGGTCCATACACATACACCTCTCAGCTcgtcgacatcctcgacAGAGGCGGCGCCAAAGCCACCTTCTTCTGGTGCGGTACCCTGTACGGATGTATCTACCGCCAAGAAGCCGCCGTCAAGAAGGCATTTGCCTCTGGCCATCAAGTTGCCTCTCACTCATG GTCCCACAACAGAATGGGCTCCATGAACGCCAACCAAATCCGCACCGAAATGACCCGTGTCGAAGACGCCCTCGTCAACATGGTCGGCGTCAAGCCCGCCTACATGCGGCCTCCTTATCTCGACACCGGTGGCCAGTTCTTGAACAcgatgaagacgatgaaCTACAaggtcatcaccaacgacatTGATTCCGGAGACTGGAACAACGTCAGCCcccagcaagcccagcagCGGTTTCAGCAGGCGGGTGCCCGTGGCAATGGGCATATTCCCCTCATGCATGAGGTGTATCCCGGAACGGTTAACACGCTGACGCCGTGGTTGATCAATTGGGCGAACCAGAATAACTTGAAGCTTGTTACTGTTG CTGAGTGCGTTGGTGATCCAGAGGGCTCATATCAGCCTGGTAATTGGACTGCAAAGGTTGGGCCGTACAACTGCTAA